One segment of Niabella beijingensis DNA contains the following:
- a CDS encoding heavy metal translocating P-type ATPase, with protein METAEKIKWKVQGMDCPTCALTINKYLEKEGMENVKVNFATGDVSFDLKGAKKQETLSKGLSGLGYSVMENKNEAAAVHEHAHGHDHGKQGGWLKTNMQRFWFCLPFTLVLMLHMIPAFRHSWLMQPWIQFALTLPVLAVGMSYFGVSAIKSIRNRMPNMNVLVTIGALAAFVYSLYGTLTGQHDYIFYETAATVITLVFLGNYMEEHTVSSTQAQLKKLAQTQVVMANMIAYDNEHNENIFEVESTALRTGDLILIKNGEQVPADCKILWGDANVNEAIITGESVPVKKQSKDKLIGGSILVDGTVKAQVTAVGNDTVMAGIINLVNEAQGEKPPVQQMADRISAVFVPLVIGIAVLTFIINWFILQDFTPALMRAIAVLVIACPCAMGLATPAAIAVGLGRGARNGVLFRNATSLENFKDIRQVVFDKTGTLTTGNFSIADVKILDSSITEETFRNIVYSLEKYSNHPIAKSITNAWKTKNEIRWKSINEEKGKGMFATDKEGTEYRAGSYEIVSGQTTAADHNIYITRNNRLIGTIDLKDELRPEAKTVVDYFHSRNVKTILLSGDRLSKAKQIADELGIDEVIAEKTPEEKLQIIGEKNAQLPTAMVGDGINDAPALAKATIGISMSDASQIAMQTAQVVLTNHGLKNLPLAMGLGNHTYKTIKENLFWAFSYNIVAIPVAAIGLLTPMFGALIMAFSDVVLALNSGRLAVKKVV; from the coding sequence ATGGAAACAGCGGAAAAGATCAAATGGAAAGTACAGGGCATGGATTGCCCCACCTGTGCCTTAACGATCAACAAATACCTGGAAAAAGAGGGAATGGAAAATGTAAAGGTGAATTTCGCCACGGGCGATGTTTCCTTTGATCTGAAAGGGGCAAAAAAGCAGGAGACACTGTCCAAAGGCTTGTCCGGACTGGGTTACAGCGTTATGGAAAACAAAAACGAGGCTGCAGCTGTCCATGAGCATGCGCACGGTCATGATCATGGGAAACAGGGCGGCTGGCTGAAGACCAATATGCAGCGCTTCTGGTTCTGTCTTCCCTTTACACTGGTACTGATGCTGCATATGATACCCGCATTCCGGCATTCGTGGCTGATGCAACCCTGGATACAGTTTGCGTTGACCCTGCCCGTACTTGCTGTGGGTATGTCTTATTTTGGCGTCAGCGCCATTAAAAGCATCCGGAACCGCATGCCCAATATGAATGTACTGGTCACCATCGGCGCGCTGGCAGCTTTTGTTTACAGCCTCTACGGTACATTAACCGGACAGCATGACTATATTTTTTATGAAACAGCTGCCACCGTGATCACGCTGGTGTTCCTTGGTAATTATATGGAGGAACATACCGTTTCTTCCACACAAGCGCAGTTAAAAAAACTGGCACAGACGCAAGTGGTAATGGCCAACATGATCGCTTACGACAACGAGCACAACGAAAATATTTTTGAGGTGGAAAGCACCGCGTTGCGAACTGGCGATCTTATTCTCATCAAAAACGGAGAGCAGGTGCCTGCTGATTGTAAAATATTATGGGGAGATGCGAATGTGAACGAGGCTATCATTACAGGTGAAAGCGTACCGGTGAAAAAGCAGTCAAAAGATAAACTGATCGGTGGCAGCATCCTGGTGGACGGTACGGTGAAGGCACAGGTGACCGCTGTAGGGAATGATACAGTTATGGCCGGGATCATCAATCTGGTGAATGAGGCACAGGGGGAAAAACCACCGGTACAACAGATGGCCGACAGGATCAGTGCCGTTTTTGTTCCCCTGGTGATTGGTATAGCGGTGCTTACTTTTATCATCAACTGGTTCATTCTTCAGGATTTTACTCCTGCATTAATGCGGGCCATTGCTGTGCTGGTCATCGCCTGCCCCTGTGCTATGGGACTTGCTACCCCGGCAGCCATTGCCGTCGGGCTTGGCCGCGGAGCGCGCAATGGCGTCCTCTTCCGCAATGCCACCAGCCTGGAAAATTTTAAAGACATCCGGCAGGTTGTATTTGACAAGACCGGTACCCTCACCACCGGGAATTTCAGTATCGCGGATGTTAAAATTCTTGACAGCAGTATTACTGAAGAGACGTTCAGGAACATCGTTTACTCGCTGGAAAAATATTCCAACCACCCCATTGCAAAAAGTATTACCAATGCCTGGAAAACAAAAAATGAGATCCGCTGGAAAAGCATTAACGAAGAAAAAGGAAAAGGCATGTTTGCAACAGATAAAGAAGGCACGGAATACCGTGCAGGCTCCTATGAAATTGTTAGCGGACAAACAACCGCTGCAGATCACAATATTTATATTACCCGCAACAACCGGCTCATCGGTACTATCGATCTGAAAGATGAATTAAGACCCGAAGCCAAAACAGTAGTGGATTATTTCCATAGCAGGAATGTCAAAACCATTTTACTGAGCGGGGACCGGCTTTCAAAGGCCAAACAGATCGCTGATGAACTGGGCATTGATGAAGTGATCGCGGAAAAAACACCGGAAGAAAAACTACAGATCATCGGTGAAAAAAATGCGCAGCTGCCAACCGCCATGGTAGGTGATGGCATCAATGATGCCCCGGCCCTCGCAAAGGCCACCATCGGTATCAGCATGAGTGATGCTTCGCAGATCGCCATGCAGACCGCGCAGGTAGTACTCACCAATCATGGTTTAAAGAACCTGCCCCTGGCTATGGGTTTGGGCAATCATACTTATAAAACCATTAAGGAAAACCTGTTCTGGGCGTTTTCCTATAATATTGTAGCCATTCCGGTAGCTGCTATCGGGTTGCTCACACCCATGTTCGGCGCATTGATCATGGCCTTTAGCGACGTAGTGCTGGCACTGAACAGCGGAAGACTGGCGGTGAAGAAAGTAGTTTAG
- the ispG gene encoding (E)-4-hydroxy-3-methylbut-2-enyl-diphosphate synthase: MELYAAALTSYKRLLTKEVKIGDLLLGNNHPIRVQTMTTTDTMDTLGTVEQSIRCIEAGAELVRITAPSKKEAENLLNIKNELHKRGYNTPLVADIHFTPNAAEIAARIVEKVRVNPGNYVDKKKFEQIEYTDAEYAEEIERIRDRFTPLLKVCKEYGTAMRIGTNHGSLSDRIMSRYGDTPMGMVESAMEFLRIARDENYHQIVLSMKASNPIVMVQAYRLLIKTMDDEFGEIYPLHLGVTEAGDGEDGRIKSAIGIGTLMEDGIGDTIRVSLTEDPELEIPVCRDIVKRYEGDPFTGLQVDKASSLSTDQPINVSAAGYNPFQSQKNKTVPVGNIGGEHVPVVVADLSKLEIITPASLKAIGYTYDADNDKWHIADAAADYIYTAKPELDFPLPGTLKVITTPEYWAAAGDKTKYFPIYEAAAFISAAQTGAVMNFVMLDAGDREYLDALAGKKDIVLCLSSSRKNALQSVRRMCIELQERNIQHPLLFITDSNWSTADEHLIHFATETGALFLDGYGNGICLGMSPQAYTAFNDAQLSGRRYTSATAAGAAEQFMNNTAFSILQATRTRISKTEYISCPSCGRTLFDLQETTTKIRSVTNHLKGVKIAIMGCIVNGPGEMADADFGYVGSGPGKITLYKGKEVVKRNVNSDIAVEELINLLKENEVWIEP; this comes from the coding sequence ATGGAATTATACGCAGCAGCGCTCACTTCATATAAAAGACTGTTAACCAAAGAGGTAAAGATCGGAGATCTGTTATTAGGCAACAATCATCCCATCCGGGTACAAACCATGACCACCACGGATACGATGGATACGCTGGGGACGGTGGAACAATCGATCCGGTGTATTGAAGCAGGAGCCGAACTGGTACGCATTACGGCACCTTCCAAAAAGGAAGCTGAAAACCTGCTGAACATTAAGAATGAGCTGCACAAAAGAGGATATAACACCCCGCTGGTTGCTGATATTCATTTTACACCCAATGCTGCAGAAATTGCTGCACGCATCGTGGAAAAAGTACGGGTAAATCCAGGTAACTACGTTGACAAAAAGAAATTTGAACAGATCGAATACACCGATGCGGAATATGCAGAAGAAATTGAGCGCATCCGCGACCGTTTTACACCCCTGCTTAAAGTATGCAAGGAGTACGGTACTGCCATGCGCATCGGCACCAACCACGGCAGTCTCAGCGACCGGATCATGAGCCGTTACGGAGATACCCCGATGGGAATGGTGGAAAGCGCTATGGAGTTCCTGCGTATTGCAAGGGATGAGAACTACCATCAGATCGTACTAAGCATGAAGGCCAGTAACCCGATCGTTATGGTACAGGCCTATCGCCTGCTGATCAAAACCATGGACGACGAGTTCGGAGAAATTTACCCGCTGCACCTGGGAGTGACCGAAGCAGGTGACGGGGAAGATGGCCGGATCAAATCTGCCATCGGCATTGGTACTTTAATGGAAGACGGTATCGGCGATACGATCCGTGTTTCATTAACAGAGGATCCCGAGCTGGAGATCCCGGTGTGCCGGGACATTGTAAAGCGGTATGAAGGGGATCCGTTTACGGGTTTACAAGTGGATAAGGCTTCGTCCCTGTCAACCGATCAGCCGATCAATGTATCAGCTGCCGGATACAACCCCTTTCAATCGCAGAAAAATAAAACGGTCCCTGTCGGGAATATTGGCGGAGAGCATGTACCCGTGGTAGTGGCGGATCTTAGCAAGCTGGAGATCATCACGCCCGCATCATTAAAAGCAATCGGCTATACGTATGATGCGGATAATGATAAATGGCATATTGCCGATGCAGCTGCAGATTATATTTATACAGCTAAGCCCGAGCTTGATTTTCCCCTGCCCGGAACCCTGAAAGTGATCACCACCCCGGAATATTGGGCGGCTGCCGGCGACAAAACAAAATATTTTCCGATATATGAAGCTGCTGCATTCATCAGTGCTGCTCAAACAGGTGCTGTTATGAATTTTGTGATGCTGGATGCCGGCGATAGGGAATACCTTGATGCCCTGGCCGGGAAGAAAGATATCGTGCTTTGTCTGAGCAGTTCCCGGAAGAATGCCCTGCAGTCTGTACGCCGCATGTGTATTGAATTACAGGAGCGGAACATCCAACACCCGCTGCTTTTTATTACCGACAGTAACTGGAGCACAGCAGATGAGCACCTGATCCATTTTGCAACAGAAACCGGTGCCCTGTTCCTGGATGGTTATGGAAACGGCATCTGTCTGGGCATGAGCCCCCAGGCTTATACCGCGTTCAACGATGCGCAATTGAGCGGCCGCCGTTATACCTCCGCAACGGCTGCCGGCGCTGCGGAACAGTTCATGAATAACACGGCCTTTAGTATTTTGCAGGCTACCCGTACGCGTATTTCCAAAACGGAATATATTTCCTGTCCCTCCTGCGGGCGCACCCTGTTTGATCTCCAGGAAACCACCACGAAGATCCGTTCCGTTACCAATCATCTCAAAGGCGTAAAAATCGCCATTATGGGTTGTATTGTAAACGGACCGGGAGAGATGGCCGATGCCGATTTCGGATATGTAGGCAGCGGCCCCGGAAAGATCACCCTTTATAAGGGAAAAGAAGTGGTGAAACGGAATGTGAACAGCGATATCGCCGTGGAAGAGCTTATTAACCTGCTAAAAGAAAATGAGGTATGGATAGAGCCTTGA
- a CDS encoding SMP-30/gluconolactonase/LRE family protein, with protein MIALVSLLMFLFPPADTPVAVIEKLHPDLDAVVDAHTAINVIADGFEWVEGPLWVEQEKMLLFSDVMKNRIYKWTAEKGTSVYLEPSGYTAAVPRGKELGSNGLALDPQGQLVICQHGDRRIAVMSASLSDPRPAFITAAGRYTNKKFNSPNDLAIKSNGDIYFTDPPYGLEKGPEDPVRELAFHGVYRIARDGTVSLLTDSLTRPNGIAFFPGEKQLLIANSDPQKPHWYIYDLTGKGALANGRIFFDGAAIFGKEHRTPDGIKISNKGIVFAPGPGGVWIFNKDGLPLGRIKTTLITSNCAFSGDQRTLFITADHCVLRVALK; from the coding sequence ATGATTGCCCTTGTTTCTCTTTTAATGTTTTTGTTTCCTCCTGCGGACACACCGGTAGCCGTAATAGAAAAACTGCACCCGGACCTGGACGCGGTCGTTGACGCGCATACGGCTATAAACGTAATTGCCGATGGCTTCGAATGGGTAGAGGGTCCCCTGTGGGTGGAGCAGGAAAAAATGCTGCTGTTCTCAGATGTAATGAAAAACAGGATCTATAAATGGACCGCAGAAAAGGGCACCAGTGTTTACCTGGAGCCGTCGGGTTATACCGCTGCCGTGCCGCGGGGAAAGGAGCTGGGCTCCAACGGTCTGGCGCTTGATCCGCAGGGCCAACTGGTTATTTGCCAGCATGGCGATCGCCGCATCGCTGTAATGAGTGCGTCTCTTTCAGATCCCCGCCCGGCATTTATTACAGCCGCCGGCCGTTATACCAATAAAAAATTCAACAGTCCGAATGACCTGGCCATTAAAAGCAATGGTGACATTTATTTCACCGATCCTCCCTATGGCCTGGAAAAAGGACCGGAAGACCCGGTCAGGGAATTAGCTTTTCACGGCGTGTATCGTATTGCAAGAGACGGAACGGTATCCCTGCTTACTGATAGTTTGACCCGCCCTAATGGCATCGCATTCTTCCCCGGAGAAAAACAACTCCTTATCGCCAATTCGGATCCGCAAAAGCCACACTGGTATATTTATGACCTGACCGGTAAAGGAGCTCTTGCCAATGGACGTATCTTCTTTGACGGCGCTGCGATCTTCGGGAAAGAGCACCGTACGCCGGACGGCATCAAGATCAGCAACAAAGGAATCGTTTTTGCACCAGGTCCCGGCGGTGTATGGATCTTCAACAAAGACGGCCTGCCGCTGGGCCGGATAAAGACAACCCTCATCACTTCCAATTGTGCTTTTTCCGGCGATCAGCGCACCCTCTTCATCACTGCGGATCATTGCGTATTACGCGTTGCACTAAAATAA
- a CDS encoding bifunctional 4-hydroxy-2-oxoglutarate aldolase/2-dehydro-3-deoxy-phosphogluconate aldolase, which translates to MSVYQEINNNKLIAILRGAHPTDVVRIATALYKGGIRLLEITMNSDAPLQAIEQVALQLGDHMVIGAGTVLSTAMAADAVSAGARFILSPVVEESVIAETKKLGAVSIPGAYTATEIFTAHRAGADIVKVFPANSPAYIKELRAPLPHIPLLPTGGITLENIGAYLKTGAVGFGIGSALVDTKQPVTDAYLEKLKENARQLVAAIQQ; encoded by the coding sequence ATGTCAGTTTACCAGGAAATAAACAACAACAAGCTCATTGCCATTTTAAGAGGTGCCCATCCCACGGATGTGGTCCGCATTGCTACTGCATTATATAAAGGCGGCATCCGGTTGCTGGAGATCACCATGAATTCGGACGCGCCATTACAGGCCATAGAGCAGGTGGCCCTTCAGCTGGGAGATCATATGGTGATCGGGGCAGGAACCGTGCTCAGCACGGCAATGGCTGCAGACGCCGTCAGTGCCGGAGCCCGCTTTATCCTGTCGCCCGTGGTGGAAGAAAGCGTTATTGCAGAAACAAAGAAACTGGGTGCGGTAAGCATTCCCGGTGCCTATACGGCCACCGAGATCTTTACAGCACATCGCGCCGGTGCCGATATCGTAAAGGTGTTTCCGGCCAACTCTCCTGCTTATATTAAAGAACTCAGGGCGCCCCTGCCGCATATTCCCCTATTGCCTACGGGGGGCATCACATTGGAGAACATTGGTGCCTACCTTAAAACAGGTGCTGTTGGATTTGGCATCGGAAGTGCGCTGGTAGATACCAAACAGCCGGTAACGGATGCCTACCTGGAAAAACTGAAAGAAAATGCCCGGCAACTTGTAGCCGCCATTCAACAATAA
- the dgoD gene encoding galactonate dehydratase yields MKIKSYELFQVPPRWLFLKIETDEGITGWGEPVIEGKAATVKTAVEELMEYLTGRDPLPVEDHWNTMYRAGFYRGGPVLMSAISGIDQALWDIKGKYYNAPVHQLLGGKARDTMKVYSWIGGDRPAEVGAAAQQLARQGFLAVKMNATEELQYVDSYDKIDQAVARIAAVREATGPAFGIGIDFHGRVHKPMAKILAKELEPFRPMFIEEPVLPENNEALREIARHTAIPIATGERMFSKWQFKNLLTAGYADIIQPDVSHAGGITECKKILSMAEAFDVAAAPHCPLGPIALAACLQVDATCHNAFIQEQSLGIHYNQGSDLLDYLNDKTVFEYSNGYVTIPDQPGLGIDINEAHVRKMAAEGHNWRNPVWRHKDGSIAEW; encoded by the coding sequence ATGAAGATTAAAAGTTATGAATTGTTCCAGGTGCCGCCGCGCTGGCTCTTTTTAAAGATCGAAACCGATGAAGGGATCACGGGCTGGGGCGAACCGGTGATTGAGGGCAAGGCCGCTACGGTGAAAACCGCCGTGGAGGAATTGATGGAATACCTGACGGGAAGGGACCCATTGCCGGTTGAAGATCATTGGAACACGATGTACCGGGCAGGATTTTACCGCGGAGGGCCTGTCCTTATGAGTGCTATATCCGGTATTGATCAGGCGCTCTGGGATATTAAAGGCAAATATTACAATGCCCCTGTGCATCAGCTGCTGGGAGGCAAAGCACGGGATACGATGAAAGTCTATTCCTGGATCGGTGGCGACCGGCCGGCCGAAGTGGGCGCCGCTGCACAACAACTGGCCCGCCAGGGGTTCCTTGCGGTGAAAATGAATGCCACGGAAGAACTGCAATATGTGGACAGCTATGATAAGATCGACCAGGCCGTGGCGCGTATTGCTGCCGTCCGGGAGGCCACAGGGCCGGCTTTTGGTATTGGCATCGACTTTCACGGCCGCGTACACAAACCCATGGCGAAGATACTGGCAAAGGAACTGGAGCCTTTCCGGCCTATGTTCATAGAAGAGCCGGTGTTGCCGGAAAATAATGAGGCTCTCCGGGAAATTGCCCGGCATACAGCCATCCCCATTGCCACCGGCGAACGGATGTTTTCCAAATGGCAATTCAAAAACCTGCTGACTGCCGGCTATGCAGATATCATCCAGCCGGATGTGTCACATGCCGGGGGCATCACGGAATGCAAAAAGATCCTCTCCATGGCAGAAGCCTTTGATGTAGCCGCTGCGCCGCATTGTCCGCTGGGTCCCATTGCCCTGGCCGCCTGCCTGCAGGTGGATGCTACCTGTCACAATGCCTTCATACAGGAGCAGAGCCTGGGCATTCATTACAACCAGGGCAGTGACCTGCTGGATTATCTCAATGATAAAACAGTGTTCGAATACAGCAACGGGTATGTAACTATACCGGACCAGCCGGGGTTGGGTATTGATATCAACGAAGCACATGTGCGCAAAATGGCTGCTGAGGGCCACAACTGGCGCAACCCGGTGTGGCGGCACAAAGACGGAAGTATTGCTGAATGGTAA
- a CDS encoding MFS transporter — MNRESAAAPTRVRYQMLFLLFVNVVINYMDRSNLAVAASAIGKEFRFSSVQMGLIFSAFSWTYLLFQIPGGILVKRITPRILYTVSLVTWSLATVLQGFARGFVSLFGLRMATGALEAPAFPINNRVVSSWFPIQERASAIAVYTSGQFLGLAFLMPVLSKIQLQAGWKGLFVITGLIGIIWGLVWYFFYRDPLQHKKTNKAELEHIEKGGGLLNNPAEDPGKKAFRWADLSEVLSHRKLWGIYLGQFAVNGALWFFLTWFPKYLVDYRGLDFIQSGYWASIPYLAAFAGVLCSGFLSDHLIRKGIPAAKARKRPIIAGLLLSVSIIGANYVHTPGWIILFMSVSFFGVGFASITWIFVSTLAPKHLIDVTGGVFNFIGQLSGIVVPIAIGFLASGGNFAPALIFIAVLGGLGSCSYLFLVGNVERIPSRTPIDQ, encoded by the coding sequence ATGAACCGAGAAAGCGCAGCGGCACCTACCCGGGTCCGGTACCAGATGTTATTCCTCCTGTTTGTGAACGTGGTCATCAATTATATGGACCGCAGCAATCTGGCAGTGGCCGCTTCAGCAATCGGAAAGGAGTTCCGGTTCTCTTCCGTGCAGATGGGGCTTATTTTTTCCGCATTCAGCTGGACCTACCTGTTGTTCCAGATCCCCGGCGGCATCCTGGTAAAACGGATCACGCCACGGATCCTCTATACGGTCAGTCTGGTAACCTGGTCGCTGGCCACCGTATTACAGGGTTTTGCCAGAGGCTTTGTTTCCCTGTTCGGGTTGCGGATGGCCACCGGTGCGCTCGAAGCGCCTGCCTTCCCGATCAACAACCGCGTGGTCAGCAGCTGGTTCCCGATCCAGGAGCGGGCCTCGGCCATTGCGGTATACACTTCCGGGCAGTTCCTCGGACTGGCATTCCTGATGCCGGTGCTTTCGAAGATCCAGTTGCAGGCCGGCTGGAAAGGATTGTTCGTGATCACCGGGCTGATCGGCATTATCTGGGGGCTCGTATGGTATTTTTTTTACCGTGATCCGTTGCAGCATAAAAAAACAAACAAAGCCGAACTGGAGCACATTGAAAAAGGAGGCGGATTACTGAACAACCCGGCTGAAGACCCCGGTAAAAAAGCGTTTCGATGGGCCGATCTCAGCGAGGTATTATCACACCGGAAACTGTGGGGCATTTACCTGGGGCAATTTGCCGTAAACGGCGCATTGTGGTTCTTCCTTACCTGGTTTCCAAAATACCTGGTCGACTACAGAGGCCTGGATTTTATCCAGTCGGGTTACTGGGCTTCCATACCTTACCTGGCGGCATTTGCGGGTGTGCTTTGTTCCGGCTTCCTTTCCGACCATCTCATCCGGAAGGGTATCCCTGCTGCAAAGGCGCGCAAACGGCCTATTATTGCCGGATTGCTGCTTTCCGTAAGCATTATCGGGGCCAACTATGTGCACACTCCGGGATGGATCATATTGTTCATGTCCGTATCATTTTTTGGAGTGGGCTTTGCGTCTATCACCTGGATCTTTGTATCCACCCTCGCACCCAAACACCTGATCGATGTAACCGGCGGTGTCTTTAATTTTATCGGTCAGCTTTCCGGCATTGTAGTACCGATCGCAATCGGCTTCCTTGCAAGCGGAGGTAATTTTGCACCGGCACTTATTTTTATTGCGGTACTGGGTGGACTGGGCTCCTGCTCCTACCTCTTCCTGGTAGGCAATGTAGAGCGCATTCCTTCAAGAACACCGATAGATCAATAA
- a CDS encoding 2-dehydro-3-deoxygalactonokinase, with translation MDTFLSCDWGTSTFRLRLVRISDLAVLATVRHQQGIAQAFTAWEQAGSGISRMEYYTGFLKQQIHLLQQQSGYPLNGLPVVLSGMASSSIGFLELPYKELPFAVDGTDLIVRSIPDDHHPLRIVSGACSATDVMRGEETKIVGVAGILPETDQELLLLLPGTHSKHLRICNRQVISFQTFMTGEFFALLSRNSVLAGSVATGADFTDTVNRDYFIKAVQQSRSISVLRHAFRVRTSQLLHNVSPEQNYYYLSGLLIGEELRALPPGVPVYLLGGAAHLPLYLQACETLGLPSVALMDADEALIAGQQRLLLNHPG, from the coding sequence ATGGATACTTTTTTAAGTTGTGATTGGGGAACCAGTACGTTCCGGTTGCGGCTGGTGCGGATCAGTGACCTGGCGGTGCTGGCAACCGTGCGACACCAGCAGGGGATTGCACAGGCATTTACCGCCTGGGAGCAAGCAGGTTCCGGCATCAGCCGGATGGAATATTACACAGGGTTTCTAAAACAACAGATCCATTTGTTGCAGCAACAGTCTGGTTACCCATTAAACGGTCTTCCTGTTGTGCTGTCCGGTATGGCATCCTCTTCCATCGGATTCCTGGAACTTCCCTACAAAGAACTTCCGTTTGCTGTTGATGGCACCGATCTGATAGTACGGTCGATTCCGGATGATCATCATCCATTACGGATCGTCTCCGGCGCCTGCTCTGCAACTGATGTGATGCGGGGGGAAGAAACCAAGATCGTTGGCGTTGCCGGAATACTGCCGGAAACAGATCAGGAATTACTGCTGCTGCTGCCCGGAACCCATTCCAAACACCTGCGGATCTGCAACCGGCAGGTGATTTCTTTTCAAACTTTTATGACCGGTGAGTTTTTTGCGCTCTTATCCCGTAACAGTGTTCTCGCGGGATCCGTTGCCACCGGTGCAGATTTTACAGACACCGTTAACAGGGACTACTTCATAAAAGCGGTACAACAAAGCCGCAGCATTTCGGTCCTGCGTCATGCTTTCAGGGTGCGTACCAGTCAACTTCTCCATAACGTATCCCCGGAACAGAACTATTATTACCTCAGTGGCCTGCTTATCGGTGAAGAACTGAGGGCCTTACCACCCGGCGTCCCGGTATACCTGCTGGGAGGCGCGGCACACCTGCCCCTGTACCTGCAGGCCTGTGAAACATTGGGACTCCCTTCAGTAGCATTGATGGATGCCGATGAGGCCTTAATAGCCGGCCAGCAGCGGCTTTTATTAAACCACCCGGGATAA
- a CDS encoding lysoplasmalogenase, with translation MKPATGYSIFCCITIVYFTGMALQNDWLQVVFKPLLIGSLLAYFIAATKTTKATASVRKRTIGALLFSIAGDTLLLFANNKELYFILGLVAFLVAHIFYILCFHQIKIKNALPGKWYTAIIVGIYYFFIMSFLIPHLGPLKIPVLVYGIVISFMLLLAMQLYDLRDNTTARYLLTGAICFVVSDSILAINKFYHPVKWGGWAIMITYVAAQLLLIRGMVRLITTENSDHGHTTITD, from the coding sequence ATGAAACCGGCAACAGGGTACAGCATTTTTTGCTGCATTACAATTGTATATTTTACCGGCATGGCGCTGCAAAACGATTGGCTCCAGGTTGTTTTCAAACCGTTGCTGATCGGCTCCCTGCTGGCCTATTTTATTGCAGCAACAAAAACAACGAAAGCAACCGCATCCGTTAGAAAACGGACCATCGGTGCGCTGCTCTTTTCCATTGCCGGGGATACCCTATTATTGTTTGCCAACAATAAGGAGCTGTATTTTATACTGGGCCTGGTCGCTTTCCTGGTCGCTCATATTTTTTATATCCTGTGCTTTCATCAGATCAAAATAAAAAACGCCCTTCCGGGAAAATGGTACACGGCCATCATCGTCGGCATTTATTATTTTTTTATAATGAGTTTTTTAATTCCGCACCTGGGCCCTTTAAAGATACCGGTACTGGTATACGGAATCGTGATCAGTTTTATGCTGCTGCTGGCGATGCAGCTGTATGACCTCAGGGACAATACCACTGCGCGCTACCTCCTCACCGGAGCCATCTGCTTTGTGGTTTCCGATTCAATACTTGCCATCAATAAATTCTACCACCCGGTGAAATGGGGTGGGTGGGCGATTATGATCACCTATGTGGCCGCACAATTACTGCTTATCAGGGGAATGGTCCGGTTGATCACAACGGAGAACAGTGATCACGGTCACACAACGATAACGGATTAA
- a CDS encoding SMI1/KNR4 family protein, producing MQQQLERIRAKLGRLSDLDSKRQLFGAAVHNYHMNPVLRPQQIQLFEAKHRVQLPEEYVAFLTVIGDGGAGPFNGLHRLERGRICFFDPGEKGAHIYFDLSKPFPHTEKWNMDAEMEGLDARLEAALMTGDENLEQQLFEKKWELIDGSEHDHGRLFIADYGGGAQISLIVNGQEKGNIWTDDRINNRGIYPSMELGNTGTISFLNWYELWLDKALTKMEHSTHLSGRRVAV from the coding sequence ATGCAACAACAATTAGAGCGTATCCGTGCGAAGCTCGGTCGGCTCAGTGATTTAGATTCAAAACGACAATTATTCGGCGCAGCAGTACACAACTATCATATGAACCCGGTATTGAGACCCCAGCAGATACAGCTGTTTGAAGCAAAACACCGGGTGCAGCTGCCGGAAGAATACGTGGCCTTTCTTACGGTTATCGGCGACGGAGGTGCCGGCCCCTTTAATGGTCTGCACCGGCTGGAGCGGGGCAGGATCTGTTTTTTTGATCCCGGAGAAAAAGGGGCCCATATCTATTTCGATCTATCAAAACCGTTTCCGCATACAGAAAAATGGAATATGGATGCAGAGATGGAAGGGCTGGATGCCCGGCTGGAAGCGGCGTTGATGACGGGCGATGAAAACCTGGAGCAACAGCTTTTTGAAAAAAAATGGGAACTGATTGATGGCTCAGAACATGACCACGGCCGGCTTTTTATTGCAGACTATGGCGGCGGGGCACAGATCAGCCTGATCGTAAACGGCCAGGAAAAAGGAAATATATGGACCGATGACCGGATCAATAACAGAGGGATCTATCCTTCAATGGAGCTGGGAAACACGGGTACGATTTCTTTTCTGAACTGGTATGAATTGTGGCTGGACAAGGCGCTTACAAAAATGGAACATTCCACTCATTTATCGGGGCGGCGGGTGGCCGTTTAA